A genomic segment from Salvia splendens isolate huo1 chromosome 13, SspV2, whole genome shotgun sequence encodes:
- the LOC121762111 gene encoding LIM domain-containing protein WLIM1-like — protein sequence MAFAGTTQKCMACEKTVYLVDKLTADNRIFHKACFRCHHCKGTLKLGNYNSFEGVLYCRPHFDQLFKRTGSLDKSFEGTPKVVKPEKPSDFEKPNAAKVSSMFAGTRDKCLACKNTVYPTEKVSVNGTSYHKSCFKCTHGGCTISPSNYIAHEGRLYCKHHHIQLIKEKGNLSQLEGENKNTSGVV from the exons ATGGCATTTGCAGGTACTACCCAGAAATGCATGGCATGTGAGAAGACTGTATATCTTGTAGACAAGCTCACTGCAGACAACAGAATCTTCCACAAGGCTTGCTTTAGATGCCACCACTGCAAAGGCACTCTCAAG CTAGGGAACTACAACTCTTTTGAGGGAGTTCTCTACTGCAGGCCTCACTTTGATCAGCTCTTCAAGAGAACTGGCAGCCTCGACAAAAGCTTCGAAG GCACACCTAAAGTTGTGAAGCCGGAAAAGCCTTCTGATTTTGAG AAACCAAATGCTGCAAAAGTTTCAAGCATGTTTGCTGGAACAAGGGATAAATGCTTGGCCTGCAAGAACACCGTCTACCCGACTGAAAAG GTGTCGGTGAACGGGACGTCCTACCACAAGAGTTGCTTCAAGTGCACCCACGGAGGGTGCACGATTAGCCCCTCGAACTACATAGCTCACGAGGGGCGGCTCTACTGCAAGCACCACCACATTCAACTCATCAAAGAGAAGGGCAACTTGAGCCAGTTGGAAGGTGAGAACAAGAACACAAGTGGTGTAGTGTAG
- the LOC121762112 gene encoding protein SOB FIVE-LIKE 2-like, translating to MNTSTSDCTSGCESGWTTYLVHPSNSTNPYTHYTDHQGKGANTHDQEDEDEDEDEDEDEDEDEDEDENDKDEEDLSMVSDASSGPPHFPPPPQQDKRQKSKPKETKLKKNKKQHSLCFDDTASSHFLQEEIKMPKKKIGFLKLSDSSLGRKRQ from the exons ATGAACACATCCACTTCTGATTGCACCAGCGGCTGCGAATCCGGGTGGACTACCTACTTGGTTCATCCCTCCAACTCGACAAATCCGTACACACACTACACGGACCACCAAGGCAAAGGAGCCAACACGCATgatcaagaagatgaagatgaagatgaagatgaagatgaagatgaagatgaagatgaagatgaagatgaaaatgacaAAGATGAAGAAGACCTTTCAATGGTCTCGGATGCCTCATCGGGGCCTCCACATTTCCCGCCCCCGCCTCAGCAAGACAAAAGGCAGAAAAGTAAACCAAAAGAGACAAAgttgaagaagaacaagaagcaaCATAGCTTGTGCTTTGATGACACTGCCAGCTCTCATTTCTTGCAG GAAGAGATCAAGatgccaaaaaagaaaataggatTCTTGAAATTATCAG ACAGTTCGCTGGGAAGAAAAAGGCAGTAA
- the LOC121760063 gene encoding lecithin-cholesterol acyltransferase-like 1: MKSHNPHLKIAALSLAMVLYTCCTALHPVVLIPGAGGNQLEARLTSAYKPSSLVCNRWYPLGKDPDGWFRIWFDPSVLLRPFTKCFSDRMKIYYDSHVDDYRNAPGVETRVPDFGSTESLLYLDPNLKHITSYMEPLVKSLEEIGYVSGQTLFGAPYDFRYGLAAEGNPCDVASDFLEDLKSLIESASDSNGGRPVILVSHSLGGLFALHLLDRAPPSWRKRVKHLIALSAPWGGSVEEMLTFASGTTLGVPLVDPLLVREEQRSSSSNLWLMPSPTVFDGAWPIVVTPNASYTSADIVRFLRDIGFPEGARPYETRILPLVERLPPPSGVPVTCVVGSGVETAETLFYGEGGWDERPEVAYGDGDGTVNMVSLMALHSAWGGVKNQSIKVIEIGGVSHTSILKDEIALDAIIGEVSSINSEISSIIGEVSSIKLERIIEQ, from the exons ATGAAATCCCACAATCCACACTTAAAAATAGCAGCTCTCTCATTGGCCATGGTGCTATACACCTGCTGCACAGCGCTGCACCCGGTGGTCCTAATACCGGGCGCGGGCGGGAACCAGCTCGAAGCCCGGCTGACGTCAGCGTACAAGCCGTCAAGCCTGGTGTGCAACCGATGGTATCCGCTGGGAAAGGACCCGGACGGGTGGTTCAGGATCTGGTTCGACCCGAGTGTGCTGCTCCGACCCTTCACCAAATGCTTTAGTGATAGGATGAAGATTTACTACGATTCTCACGTTGATGATTACCGTAATGCCCCTGGCGTTGAGACGAGAGTCCCCGATTTCGGTTCTACTGAGAGCCTTCTCTATCTGGATCCTAACCTCAA acacataacatcatatatGGAACCTCTAGTGAAATCCTTGGAAGAAATAGGCTATGTTTCCGGCCAAACTCTCTTCGGCGCACCTTACGATTTTCGCTACGGGTTGGCTGCTGAAGGCAACCCGTGTGACGTCGCCTCCGATTTCCTCGAAGACCTCAAAAGCCTAATCGAATCAGCCAGCGACTCCAACGGTGGGAGGCCGGTAATCCTCGTCTCACATAGCTTAGGCGGCCTATTCGCCCTCCACCTCCTCGACCGGGCCCCGCCCTCTTGGCGCAAGCGCGTCAAACACCTGATTGCCCTTTCCGCCCCGTGGGGCGGATCAGTAGAAGAAATGCTTACTTTTGCATCGGGGACCACATTGGGCGTGCCTTTAGTGGACCCCTTGCTAGTCAGGGAGGAGCAGAGGAGCTCCTCTAGCAACTTGTGGTTGATGCCCTCGCCAACTGTGTTTGATGGGGCCTGGCCCATTGTGGTCACACCAAACGCCTCGTACACGAGTGCTGACATTGTGCGTTTCCTAAGGGATATCGGGTTCCCAGAAGGGGCCCGCCCTTATGAGACGCGCATTTTGCCTCTGGTGGAGAGGCTGCCCCCGCCGTCAGGGGTCCCCGTCACGTGTGTGGTGGGGAGCGGGGTAGAGACAGCGGAGACGTTGTTTTACGGGGAGGGCGGGTGGGACGAGCGGCCGGAGGTGGCGtatggcgacggcgacggcacgGTGAACATGGTCAGCTTGATGGCTCTACATAGTGCATGGGGTGGGGTGAAGAATCAGTCAATTAAGGTTATAGAGATTGGTGGTGTGTCTCACACATCTATATTGAAAGATGAAATTGCACTTGATGCAATAATTGGTGAAGTTTCTTCAATCAATTCTGAAATTTCTTCAATAATTGGTGAGGTTTCTTCAATCAAATTGGAAAGGATTATAGAGCAATAA
- the LOC121763055 gene encoding uncharacterized protein LOC121763055, translated as MAKQSQYFFLEEWLRSVVSISSNENGSVQSSTSSAQALIQAWADLRDSLKSQAFHARHLQALEILIGSQNALYVADPQAKLIISILSSESLSLPQESYPLFFRLLYVWVRKSRQNSSVVESAIEVLSHIFSSKSCCGQSSLFFSNGILLLGALSFQTSASEKSKRLCLELLSKLLEEDYRSIFLSDELATSTLAGVGYALASPVIVNFRRIVDILFRIWGRDGGPFGISQGLMLLHVFEWVLSNSANLHSMDIIDDVRELLENVKPAHSSVAVVMTAAGVLRTINRSGLTGFMPIKNPVEDCLEVVAKELAATRGADYHLVHCMALALARSGSVSYRPSILATLALALLNEVFPLQHVYDKILKFPEENRASLHDEIKDHLSSFLFKEAGAITAVFCNQYAHANEDSRSPVESLVWDYCQSVYSWHRQATLLLKGQGHYQLISDMEKIAESAFLMIVVFALGVTKHRLDTRIDQDTHLQISVKILVSLSCMEYFRRMRLPEYMDTIRAVIVSVQENESACATFIESMPSYHHLITYDGSSNQPEMEHPWSTDEVQTARVVFFMRVIPTCVDRLHASVFRNAVAPVMFLYMGHPNAKVARCAHSVFAAFVTSGKDLDQDERDLLKEQLVFYYIQRSLEGYPRITPFEGMASGVAALVRNLPAGSPSTFYCVSSLIQKATSLCNAVDDLEIDLWKSWEGELEPPKKVLDLLLRLLSLVDIQVLPHLMKLLAQLIVQLPSNGQNALLNQLYQQIADSDDVIRKPALVSWVQSLSYLCSQGTDRKRPELVGESASASTTGTISLNRISARL; from the exons ATGGCCAAACAATCCCAATATTTCTTCCTTGAAGAATGGTTGAGGAGCGTCGTTTCTATCAGTAGCAACGAGAATGGTTCGGTACAATCCTCTACTTCCTCCGCTCAAGCATTAATCCAAGCTTGGGCCGACCTTAGAGACTCACTTAAATCCCAGGCGTTCCATGCTCGACACCTCCAGGCATTGGAGATTCTTATTGGTTCTCAAAATGCCCTTTATGTAGCAGATCCACAAGCAAAACTTATAATTTCCATTTTGTCTTCAGAAAGTCTCTCTCTTCCACAGGAATCTTATCCCTTATTCTTTAGGCTTCTATATGTTTGGGTGAGAAAATCGAGGCAAAATTCTTCGGTTGTTGAATCTGCCATCGAAGTGCTATCACACATTTTCTCTAGCAAATCTTGTTGTGGACAAAGCTCCCTTTTCTTCTCCAATGGGATCCTACTCCTTGGTGCCCTTTCTTTCCAGACTTCTGCTTCTGAGAAGTCCAAAAGGCTTTGCTTGGAGTTGCTTTCGAAGTTACTCGAAGAAGATTACCGATCTATTTTCTTGTCGGATGAGCTAGCCACCAGCACTCTGGCAGGTGTTGGTTATGCTCTCGCTTCCCCTGTTATAGTAAATTTTAGAAGAATTGTAGATATTCTGTTCAGGATCTGGGGCCGAGATGGTGGACCCTTTGGTATTTCTCAGGGACTCATGCTACTGCATGTGTTCGAGTGGGTTCTATCGAATTCCGCAAACCTGCATTCCATGGATATTATTGATGATGTAAGAGAGCTTTTGGAGAATGTCAAGCCAGCTCATTCTTCAGTTGCTGTAGTCATGACTGCTGCTGGAGTGTTGAGGACTATAAATAGATCTGGATTGACTGGCTTCATGCCCATAAAGAATCCGGTAGAGGATTGTCTCGAGGTTGTGGCAAAAGAATTGGCTGCGACCAGAGGTGCTGACTATCATCTTGTGCACTGTATGGCACTAGCTTTGGCTCGAAGTGGTTCCGTCTCCTACAGACCTTCTATTCTCGCTACTCTTGCACTGGCGTTGTTGAACGAAGTATTCCCTTTGCAGCATGTCTACGATAAGATCCTTAAATTTCCTGAAGAAAATCGGGCATCGCTACATGATGAGATCAAAGACCACCTGAGTAGCTTCCTTTTCAAGGAAGCAGGAGCTATAACTGCTGTCTTCTGCAATCAGTATGCACATGCGAATGAAGATAGTAGGAGTCCGGTGGAGAGTCTGGTATGGGATTACTGCCAATCAGTCTACTCATGGCATCGACAGGCGACATTGCTGCTTAAGGGCCAGGGACATTATCAACTCATTAGCGACATGGAGAAAATTGCCGAATCTGCTTTCCTTATGATTGTGGTTTTTGCATTAGGAGTAACAAAACATAGATTAGACACGAGAATAGACCAAGATACTCATTTACAAATCTCGGTGAAAATATTGGTTTCGTTATCATGCATGGAATATTTCCGTAGAATGCGCTTGCCTGAGTATATGGATACAATTAGAGCTGTTATTGTAAGCGTTCAGGAGAATGAATCGGCATGTGCCACATTCATAGAGTCTATGCCTTCCTATCATCATTTGATCACTTATGATG GTTCTTCTAACCAACCTGAAATGGAGCATCCGTGGTCCACCGATGAGGTTCAAACTGCCCGTGTCGTATTCTTTATGCGGGTTATACCTACTTGTGTTGATCGATTACATGCCTCTGTATTTAGGAATGCCGTGGCTCCCGTTATGTTCCT ATATATGGGACATCCCAATGCAAAAGTTGCTAGATGTGCACATTCAGTTTTCGCAGCTTTTGTCACTTCTGGGAAAGATCTTGATCAGGATGAAAGAGATTTACTGAAAGAGCAACTAGTGTTTTATTACATCCAGAGATCATTAGAG GGTTATCCAAGGATTACTCCATTTGAGGGAATGGCTTCCGGAGTAGCTGCACTTGTTCGGAATCTTCCTGCTGGTAGCCCATCTACATTTTATTGCGTTAGTAGTCTCATTCAGAAGGCAACCAGCCTCTGCAATGCAGTTGATGATCTCGAAATTGATCTATGGAAGAGCTGGGAAGGAGAGTTGGAGCCTCCAAAGAAAGTGCTAGATCTGCTTTTACGATTACTTTCCCTGGTTGATATACAG GTTCTACCACATTTAATGAAGTTACTGGCCCAGCTGATTGTCCAACTACCCTCGAATGGACAGAATGCGCTCCTTAATCAACTGTATCAGCAAATCGCAGATTCTGACGATGTTATAAGGAAACCAGCTCTGGTTTCATGGGTGCAGTCTTTGTCTTACCTATGTTCTCAAGGTACCGACAGAAAAAGACCAGAATTGGTAGGAGAATCTGCATCTGCTAGCACCACAGGCACGATTAGCCTGAATAGAATCAGCGCACGATTGTAG
- the LOC121761565 gene encoding pectinesterase inhibitor-like has protein sequence MASSLSLFSTLFLTLLYFSQANDLINKICSQATNPSLCNQALASDPRASRADLAGLGQIALEKSAAAARDVVSVVKSSGGGGAADVCVETCGRSINDLNKCSDLLRSCGGASCKGDLQTRGSAASANVVTCEDAFGGGGPARLKGATKRAKELINVFLVIANSF, from the coding sequence ATGGCTTCCTCACTCTCTCTATTCTCCACTCTCTTCCTCACATTGTTATACTTCTCTCAAGCAAATGatttaatcaataaaatttgcTCCCAAGCAACCAACCCTTCCCTATGCAACCAAGCCCTCGCGTCGGACCCGCGCGCCTCTCGAGCCGATCTCGCGGGCCTCGGCCAGATCGCGCTCGAGAAATCCGCGGCCGCCGCCCGAGACGTCGTGAGCGTCGTCAAATCCTCGGGCGGGGGCGGGGCGGCCGACGTGTGCGTGGAGACATGCGGCCGCTCCATCAACGACCTGAACAAGTGCTCCGACTTGCTCAGGAGCTGCGGCGGAGCCAGCTGCAAGGGCGACCTGCAGACCCGAGGCTCGGCCGCGTCGGCCAACGTTGTCACGTGCGAGGACGCGTTCGGAGGCGGCGGGCCGGCGAGGTTGAAGGGAGCGACCAAGAGAGCCAAGGAACTCATCAATGTGTTTCTCGTGATTGCTAATAGTTTTTGA
- the LOC121762248 gene encoding uncharacterized protein LOC121762248 — MKSKAGQQKRFMKFITVPVRALSRARDFYVRSLSDYADKMNYGNNAMAIPVTSQVTSLPRSFTVTSGRHEPEPELVRAASARSVGERTEVDSFIKQQMGAGAGPGPGPKGMPPRSGSVAMGRIDEDRESVYFGDNNVSSTMFPRSRSHAVSSRRLPAF, encoded by the coding sequence ATGAAGTCGAAAGCGGGCCAGCAGAAGCGGTTCATGAAGTTCATCACGGTCCCGGTCCGGGCCCTGAGCAGGGCCCGGGATTTCTACGTCCGGAGCCTGTCGGACTACGCGGACAAGATGAACTACGGCAACAATGCCATGGCGATTCCGGTGACGTCGCAGGTCACGTCGCTGCCGAGGAGCTTCACCGTCACCTCGGGCCGACACGAGCCCGAGCCCGAACTGGTTCGGGCCGCGTCGGCCCGGAGCGTGGGTGAGCGGACCGAGGTAGATTCGTTCATCAAGCAGCAGATGGGGGCCGGAGCCGGGCCAGGGCCCGGCCCGAAGGGGATGCCGCCGAGGAGCGGGAGCGTGGCGATGGGGAGGATCGATGAAGATAGGGAGTCTGTGTATTTTGGTGATAATAATGTTAGTAGTACTATGTTTCCAAGGAGTAGAAGCCATGCTGTCTCTTCAAGAAGATTGCCAGCCTTTTGA